A segment of the Gossypium hirsutum isolate 1008001.06 chromosome D10, Gossypium_hirsutum_v2.1, whole genome shotgun sequence genome:
GATGTCTTGTTCGGAAGAGGAAAAGTTGGGTTATGTTGTGTCCTTACTCGACAGCGAGGCTCATCCTTGGTGGAATACCATTAAGAGAGGTACTGTTATTGATAGATTGACTTGGAGTTACTTTCTCGAGGTTTTTAAGAGGATGTTTATGGGCGAGCAGTATATCGAGGCTCGTAAGTGAGAGTTTTtggatttggtttaaggtgaTCTATCTGTGGCTGACTGTGAGGCTGAGTTTGTGCAACTTAGTCAGTATGAACCTGAGTTGATTCTTTATGAGAGGGACCATTGTAAAAGGTTTCATTTTGAGCTAAATTGTGAGATTCAAGTTTATTTAATGGCTCAAAAAGTGGAGATATTCAATGAGTTGGTTGAGAGAGCTAAAGTAGTTGAGGAGACTTCAACTGAGCCGCCTCATTCTCTAGTTACTAATTTTGGCAAGAGAGCTTTTGATGGTGCATCGGGACAATTGTCTAAGAGAGGGCATAATAGTCATCTTTCTGGTAGAGTTGCGAGACATGGGTCTCGACCGAGTCAGTCCATACAGCAGAGTAGCACTATGGTTAGTGCTAGTGGTTCAGTGGGTAGTTTTGGTTAGCGTAGGCATTCTAGAGAATGTCATAAGTTAACAGGTGGATGTTTTAAATATGGTTCGAAGGAACATTTTCTAAGGGATTGTCCACATATGGTTGAGGTTTCATAGACTCAGAGTTCGACACATGTTTCTACGCCTGCTAGAGGTCGTGGTGGCAGTAGAGGTAATGGGAGGCCAATTGGACAGCGAATTGTTGCTCATACTGTTTCCACACATGTTGAATCCAGAGGTCCAGCTTGAGTTTATGCTATTAGGGAGCTAGAGGATCAGGATCGGACTAAAGTCATTGTAGGTACCTTTCACTTTGTAATCTACTCCATTATTTTCCTTAGTTGATTTTGGATTGACGTATTTGTATATATTAACTGATTTGGCATGTAAGTTAGCAATCTCTGTTGAGATTATTGGTTTGCGTATGACTTTCATGAGTTTATTCGGTGATAGTATGGTAGTGAATAAAGTTTATCTTAGATACCTTCTTATGATTCAAAGACATATTTTCTCTGTTGATCTTATGGAATTATCGTTTTATGGATTttatgtaatacttggtatggattggttaactaaGCATAAAGCTAGGGTAGATTTTGAAACTAAGTGAATTACTCTAAGGAATAATGATGggttagaaattattttatgtcTAGTGTGGTTTCAGCTTTAAAGGCTGAGAAGTTGATgggaaaaggttgtgaggcttatTTAGCCTATGTGATGAATTTTGTTAGTAAGGAGTTAAGTGTTCAATATATTTGCACTGTTAGAGATTTTCTTGATatgtttctagaagagttacaTTGTTTGCCACCagatcgggaagttgagtttggaattaaGCTCTATCTTGGTACTACACTGGTGTCAATTGCGCCTTATcacatggcaccaaaagagctcaaTGAATTGAAGATTCAGTTGCAAGATTTGCTTGATAGAGGGTTTATTCGAACAAGTGTATCTCCATCAGGTgcaagggttttttttttgtggagAAGAAGGACAGTCTTATGCAGATGTTTATTGATTATAGGCAGTTGAACAAGTTgaaaattaagaataagtatcctttacctgGAATTGATGAGTTTGTTTGATCAGTTCTGAGGTGCAACGATGTTCTTGAAGATTGATCTTAGATCtaggtattatcagttgaagATGAAGGAGACTGATGTTTTCAAAATTACTTTTAGGActcggtatgggcattatgagttcttggtgatgtcgtttggattaactaatgctcctgtcgtattcatggatttgatgaatcaagttttccattcctatttggatcaatttttagttgttttcatagatgatattttggtgtattttcaTTCTGAGGAGGATCATGACGAGCACTTAAGGGTTGTCTTGTAGATTCTACgagataagtagttgtatgcgaagttaagtaagtgtgaattttggcttaaggaagtGACCTTCTTAGTTCATGTTGTATCGATAGAAGGGATCCGAgtggatccaaagaagattgaggCAGTCTTAGAGTGGAAGTCGCCTAGGAGTGTTACtaaagttaggagtttcttgggtttagctggttattatcgtaGGTTCGTTGAAGGGTTTTCTTTTATTGCTGCACCCTTAACGAAACTCCTTCATAAAGATGTGGTGTTTGAATGGACTAAGGCTAGGCAGAAGAGTTTTGAGCAGCTTAAGGAAGTTTTGACTAAAGCACCAATGTTAACTCAACTAGAACCTGGAAATGATTccatggtttatagtgatgcctcgTATTTGGGTCTCgattgtgtattgatgcaagagggaaaaatTGTGGCTTATGCTTCAAGGCAATTGAAGACGCATGAGCAAAACTACTttactcatgatttagagttagctgcTCAAGACTTGGCGTCATTATTTGCATGGGGAAAGATGTGTTATCTACATGGATTATAAGAGCATTAACTACTtcctgactcaaaaggagttgaatttaaggCAAAGACATTGGACTGAATTGTTAAAGGATTATAATTGTGTGATAGAGTATCATTCTGGTAAGACAAATGTAGTTGTTGATGCATTGAATAGAAATTCGATGGCAGAGCTAAGAGTTATGTTTGCACACTTAAGTTTGGGTAGTGATGGTGGTTTGCTAGCTGAACTTCAAGTGAAACCAACTTTATCGCAACAAATTAAGGAGAAGCAGTCTTTTAATGGGGACTTATTAAAGATGATTCGACAAGTTGAGCAAGGTATTAAGGAAGATTTTAATGGTAATGGTGATGGTGATGGTATTTTGAACTTTCGAGGTAGGTTGTATGTGCCGCATGATGTGGAATTAAGGCAAACGATTCTTAttgaggcacatagtagcccttacacAATGCATCACAGTAGTTGGAAGATATATCGTGATCTTAGAGAagtttattggtggcctggtttAAAACAGGATGTTACAAATTTTGTGGCTCGatgtttggtttgtcaaaaggtgaaggctgaacatcagtttcCTTTGGGTTTGATGCAATCGCTTGCGATTCTTGATGGAGATAGgaaaggattactatggatttttttttgtgtttaccTTTCACTCTGTCGAGGAAAGATTCTGTATGGGTTATAGTTGATCAAtttttgaagagtttaaatttctTAGCTATGTGTACCAACTATTTTTTGTAGAAGTTAGCAGAGTTGTATATTGCTGAGATTGTTCGCCTTCATGTGGTTctagtttcaattatttcatatagggatccacggtttacatcgaggttttggaagagttTGCATGAAGCTTTAGTGTCGAAGCTGAGTTTTAGTACGGCTTATCATCCTCAAACAAATGATCAATCTGAAAGGGTAATAcaagttttggaagatatgtAGCGAAGTTATGTGATCGAGTTCAGTGGTAGTTAGGACCGATATTTGCCGTTGGCAAAACtcacttacaataatagttttcaagcGAGAATTCATATGACACCTTTTGAGGAACTGTATGGAAGGAAGTGTAGAACTCCTTTGTGTTGGACAAAATTAGTTGTTGGACTAGATTTTGTTCATGAAATTGAAGAGAAGGTGAAGCTGATTTGTGATCGTTTAAAAGTAACATCTGCTAGGTAGATGTCCTACGCGGATTTTAAGTGAAGagatattgagtttcaagttggtgataaggtgctCTTAAAAGTGTCACATTGGAAGAGAGTTTTAAGGTTTGGTAGGAAGGGTAAGTTAAGTCCAAGAATATTGGACCTTATAAAGTTGTTGAGAAGGTTGGTTCGGTAGCTTATTGTCTCAAGTTGCCACCACAAATTGTGTGAATT
Coding sequences within it:
- the LOC107933443 gene encoding uncharacterized protein, with the protein product MILEQMSCSEEEKLGYVVSLLDSEAHPWWNTIKRGDLSVADCEAEFVQLSQYEPELILYERDHCKRFHFELNCEIQVYLMAQKVEIFNELVERAKVVEETSTEPPHSLVTNFGKRAFDGASGQLSKRGHNSHLSGRVARHGSRPSQSIQQSSTMTQSSTHVSTPARGRGGSRGNGRPIGQRIVAHTVSTHVESRALKAEKLMGKGCEAYLAYVMNFVSKELSVQYICTVRDFLDMFLEELHCLPPDREVEFGIKLYLGTTLVSIAPYHMAPKELNELKIQLQDLLDRGFIRTSVSPSGAREVTFLVHVVSIEGIRVDPKKIEAVLEWKSPRSVTKVRSFLGLAGYYRRFVEGFSFIAAPLTKLLHKDVVFEWTKARQKSFEQLKEVLTKAPMLTQLEPGNDSMVYSDASYLGLDCVLMQEGKIVAYASRQLKTHEQNYFTHDLELAAQDLASLFAWGKMCYLHGL